The Alphaproteobacteria bacterium genome has a segment encoding these proteins:
- a CDS encoding TlyA family RNA methyltransferase, translating to MKKRIDQLLVERGLAETRSKAQAFVMAGLVYVGTKRIDKSSAAFDDDAVIEVKGKDHPYVSRGGVKLAAALTHFNINPAGWICVDVGASTGGFTDVLLRNGAAKIYAVDVGHNQLAYSLRENPSVIVMEKTNARTLNAEHIPDAPDFIVCDASFISLKTVLPAALNLAKPHALLVALIKPQFEVGKERVGKGGIVRDPLLHEEVCADIQNWLSTEMKWNVRGVIESPITGAEGNKEFLVCAKKNDKQI from the coding sequence ATGAAAAAACGCATCGACCAGTTGCTTGTTGAAAGGGGATTGGCGGAAACACGCAGCAAGGCGCAGGCCTTTGTGATGGCGGGACTTGTTTACGTTGGAACCAAACGTATCGATAAATCCAGTGCGGCCTTTGATGATGATGCGGTTATCGAAGTGAAAGGCAAAGATCATCCCTATGTATCACGTGGCGGGGTAAAGCTTGCTGCGGCACTAACGCATTTCAATATCAATCCTGCAGGGTGGATATGCGTGGATGTGGGTGCATCCACAGGCGGCTTTACCGATGTGTTGTTGCGCAATGGTGCAGCAAAAATTTATGCGGTAGATGTTGGGCATAATCAGCTGGCATACAGCTTGCGCGAAAATCCATCCGTTATTGTCATGGAGAAAACAAATGCACGCACGCTTAATGCAGAGCACATTCCCGATGCTCCTGATTTCATCGTATGTGACGCCAGTTTTATCAGTTTGAAAACCGTTTTGCCTGCGGCGCTTAATCTTGCAAAACCACATGCACTATTGGTTGCACTGATTAAGCCGCAGTTTGAAGTTGGTAAGGAACGTGTAGGCAAGGGGGGGATTGTGCGTGACCCGCTACTACACGAAGAAGTCTGCGCAGATATTCAAAACTGGCTAAGTACAGAAATGAAATGGAACGTGCGGGGCGTGATTGAAAGCCCTATCACGGGTGCAGAAGGCAATAAAGAATTTTTGGTCTGTGCCAAGAAAAATGATAAGCAGATTTAA
- a CDS encoding polyprenyl synthetase family protein, whose translation MADAASETEKMMAFLLPEAGIAERKLFDAMRYGSLNGGKRLRPFLLTCSAYLFGVNDRSALRAASAVEFVHCYSLIHDDLPAMDNSDLRRGYPTVHKKFDDATAILAGDALLTYAFEILSNPETHEDPNVRCSLVTALAKASGANGMVGGQMLDLIAETTSLDIGAITRLQRMKTGELIAVSCEMGAILGKASPPQRNALRAYAHDLGLAFQIIDDLLDAEGNEAKTGKPVQRDEKAGKATFVSILGAERARAQANLLSDQAARHLGIFEGRAKHLEQVARFVVEREF comes from the coding sequence ATGGCCGATGCAGCCAGCGAAACAGAAAAAATGATGGCGTTTTTGCTGCCGGAGGCAGGCATAGCTGAACGCAAATTATTCGATGCCATGCGTTATGGCTCATTAAACGGGGGTAAGCGCTTACGCCCGTTTTTATTGACTTGTTCGGCTTATCTGTTTGGCGTGAATGACCGTTCTGCACTGCGTGCAGCATCCGCCGTTGAATTCGTTCACTGCTATTCGCTTATCCATGATGATTTGCCAGCGATGGATAATTCCGATTTGCGCCGTGGCTATCCTACCGTGCACAAAAAGTTTGATGATGCGACGGCCATTTTGGCTGGCGACGCATTGTTGACCTACGCATTCGAAATTTTATCTAATCCTGAAACGCACGAAGATCCAAATGTGCGTTGTTCATTGGTGACGGCATTAGCTAAGGCTTCTGGCGCAAACGGTATGGTGGGCGGGCAGATGCTGGATCTGATCGCTGAAACCACATCGCTGGATATCGGCGCGATTACACGTTTGCAACGTATGAAAACTGGCGAACTGATTGCCGTGTCATGCGAAATGGGCGCGATTTTGGGGAAGGCATCACCGCCACAACGCAATGCGCTACGTGCTTATGCGCATGATTTGGGGCTTGCGTTCCAGATTATCGATGATTTGCTTGATGCCGAAGGCAATGAAGCCAAAACAGGCAAGCCTGTTCAGCGCGATGAAAAGGCTGGCAAGGCAACCTTTGTGTCCATCTTGGGCGCAGAACGCGCACGCGCACAAGCCAATTTGTTGTCCGATCAAGCTGCCCGTCACCTTGGCATTTTTGAAGGCCGAGCAAAGCATCTCGAACAAGTGGCACGCTTCGTTGTTGAGCGCGAATTCTAG
- a CDS encoding exodeoxyribonuclease VII small subunit, translated as MTASAKQPANADGISELSFEDAMLELEKIVRNLEDGKTKLDESVAAYERGAALRRHCENKLKEAQLTVEKISIADDGSLKREPAKLD; from the coding sequence ATGACTGCTTCCGCCAAACAACCTGCCAACGCCGATGGAATTTCAGAGCTAAGCTTTGAAGATGCCATGCTGGAGTTGGAAAAAATCGTCCGCAATCTGGAAGATGGAAAAACCAAACTGGATGAATCTGTCGCTGCATATGAACGCGGCGCAGCGCTTCGCCGCCACTGCGAAAACAAATTGAAAGAGGCACAACTGACCGTTGAAAAAATCAGTATCGCTGATGATGGCAGTCTGAAGCGTGAACCCGCCAAACTCGATTAA
- a CDS encoding SUF system Fe-S cluster assembly regulator, translated as MVRLSKLTDYAVVLLTQIVRRDGKIATTANLSASTGLPHPTVSKVLKRLTKTGLLTAQRGATGGYSLARAAEHISIADVVTALDGPIAMTDCAEGSHHSCQMEKNCPINGNWNRVNLAIRNALQSVSLAEMANDIRPFVKTYEKRPAEKLNSAQTKYQ; from the coding sequence ATGGTTCGTCTCAGCAAACTCACTGATTACGCTGTAGTCCTGCTTACCCAGATAGTGCGCAGGGATGGGAAAATTGCAACTACTGCAAACTTGTCTGCGAGCACCGGGCTGCCCCACCCGACGGTCTCAAAAGTTTTGAAGCGTTTGACCAAAACAGGTTTGCTGACTGCGCAACGCGGTGCAACAGGCGGTTATTCACTTGCAAGGGCAGCAGAGCATATTTCAATCGCAGACGTTGTTACAGCACTGGATGGCCCTATTGCGATGACCGATTGCGCAGAAGGTTCGCACCATTCGTGCCAAATGGAAAAAAATTGTCCCATCAACGGGAATTGGAACCGCGTAAATTTGGCAATACGTAATGCATTGCAAAGCGTAAGCTTGGCGGAGATGGCAAATGACATCCGCCCTTTTGTGAAGACCTATGAAAAGCGTCCGGCAGAAAAATTAAATTCCGCACAAACGAAGTATCAATGA
- the sufB gene encoding Fe-S cluster assembly protein SufB produces MTMLKESGAEELSGKARTLSELKPLTDKGYSQGFVTDIEQEFSPKGLSEDTVRFISAKKEEPEWLLEWRLKAYRHWLTMEEPDWAKLNHPPIDYQAAYYYAAPKKKDKLKSLDEVDPQLLETYKKLGIPLHEQELLAGVEPTIAVDAVFDSVSVATTFKKKLEDIGVIFCAISEAVQKYPDLVKEYLGSVVPYSDNYFATLNCAVFTDGSFVYIPKGVRCPMELSTYFRINAENTGQFERTLIIADEGSYVSYLEGCTAPKRDENQLHAAVVELVAHDNAQIKYSTVQNWYPGDENGKGGIYNFVTKRGACRGHHSKISWTQVETGSAITWKYPSCILQGDHSVGEFYSVAMTNHYQQADTGTKMIHIGKNTRSTIVSKGISAGKGQNTYRGLVKIMPKANGARNHTQCDSLLIGNTCGAHTIPYIESKNRSARLEHEATTSKISEDQLFYCRQRGLSQEDAVGMIVNGFCKEVLNELPMEFAVEAQKLLSISLEGSVG; encoded by the coding sequence ATGACCATGTTAAAAGAATCTGGAGCAGAAGAATTATCGGGCAAAGCCCGAACCTTGTCCGAATTAAAGCCACTGACCGATAAGGGTTACAGCCAAGGCTTTGTCACGGATATTGAACAAGAATTCTCGCCAAAAGGTCTCAGCGAAGATACGGTGCGCTTTATTTCCGCGAAAAAAGAAGAACCTGAATGGTTGTTGGAATGGCGCTTAAAGGCCTATCGCCATTGGCTTACCATGGAAGAGCCTGATTGGGCGAAGTTGAACCACCCGCCGATTGATTATCAGGCTGCATATTATTACGCCGCGCCCAAGAAGAAAGATAAGTTGAAAAGCCTTGATGAGGTAGACCCGCAGCTTTTGGAAACCTATAAAAAACTGGGCATCCCATTACATGAACAGGAATTGCTCGCGGGCGTGGAACCCACTATTGCCGTTGATGCGGTGTTTGACTCGGTATCAGTTGCAACTACCTTCAAGAAAAAGCTGGAAGATATCGGCGTTATATTCTGCGCAATTAGCGAAGCAGTTCAAAAGTATCCTGATCTGGTAAAAGAATATCTGGGCAGTGTTGTTCCTTATTCCGATAATTATTTTGCTACATTGAATTGCGCGGTATTTACCGATGGTTCCTTTGTCTATATCCCAAAGGGCGTGCGTTGCCCGATGGAACTTTCCACCTATTTCCGCATCAACGCCGAAAACACCGGACAGTTTGAACGAACATTGATTATCGCAGATGAAGGTTCATATGTATCGTATCTGGAAGGATGCACCGCGCCAAAACGCGATGAAAATCAATTGCATGCTGCTGTAGTTGAACTCGTTGCACACGATAATGCACAGATCAAATATTCCACCGTACAGAACTGGTACCCCGGCGATGAAAACGGCAAGGGCGGCATTTACAATTTCGTGACCAAACGCGGCGCTTGCCGCGGCCACCATTCCAAAATTTCATGGACGCAGGTGGAAACCGGAAGTGCTATCACATGGAAATACCCAAGCTGCATATTGCAAGGCGACCACTCCGTTGGTGAGTTTTACTCGGTTGCGATGACTAATCATTATCAGCAGGCCGATACCGGCACAAAAATGATTCATATTGGTAAAAATACACGCTCCACCATCGTGTCAAAAGGCATTTCGGCTGGCAAAGGCCAAAATACCTATCGTGGGCTTGTTAAAATCATGCCAAAGGCAAATGGCGCACGCAACCACACACAATGCGATAGTTTGCTGATTGGCAATACATGCGGCGCACACACTATTCCGTATATCGAAAGCAAGAACCGTTCTGCGCGACTGGAACATGAAGCAACAACATCAAAAATATCCGAAGATCAGCTCTTTTATTGTCGTCAACGCGGTCTATCTCAGGAAGATGCGGTGGGCATGATTGTGAACGGATTTTGCAAGGAAGTATTAAACGAACTGCCGATGGAATTTGCCGTAGAAGCACAAAAATTATTGAGTATCAGTTTAGAAGGAAGCGTTGGATGA
- the sufC gene encoding Fe-S cluster assembly ATPase SufC: MLEIKNLHACVDNNGVKKEILKGINLTINAGEVHAIMGPNGSGKSTLSYILAGRDGYEITQGEVSFKGKDLLNLEPEERAAAGVFLGFQYPVEIPGVSNIVFLKTCVNSVRKARGLDEYDAIKFLRIVREKAKTLNMDEAMLKRSVNVGFSGGEKKRAEILQMALFEPSLAVLDETDSGLDIDALKVVSDGVNALRAPDRAMLVITHYQRLLNHIVPDVVHVMAAGKIQESGGKELAQKLETTGYAEYIKAA, from the coding sequence ATATTAGAAATTAAAAATTTGCATGCATGCGTTGACAACAACGGCGTGAAGAAAGAAATTTTGAAAGGCATCAACCTGACCATTAATGCCGGTGAGGTGCACGCGATTATGGGCCCTAATGGTTCAGGGAAAAGCACACTTTCATATATCCTTGCAGGACGTGACGGATATGAAATTACCCAAGGCGAGGTTTCATTCAAAGGTAAGGATTTATTGAACCTAGAACCTGAGGAACGTGCAGCAGCCGGTGTATTCCTTGGCTTTCAATATCCTGTGGAAATTCCGGGCGTATCGAACATTGTATTCTTAAAAACCTGTGTTAACTCGGTGCGTAAAGCGCGCGGCCTTGATGAGTATGATGCGATTAAATTTTTGCGCATCGTTCGTGAAAAAGCAAAAACACTGAACATGGATGAGGCGATGCTAAAGCGCAGCGTGAATGTTGGCTTCTCCGGCGGCGAAAAGAAGCGCGCAGAAATTTTGCAGATGGCATTGTTTGAGCCAAGTCTTGCGGTTCTTGATGAAACAGATAGCGGTTTAGATATCGACGCACTCAAAGTTGTATCGGACGGCGTTAATGCACTTCGTGCGCCTGACCGCGCGATGCTGGTCATCACCCATTACCAGCGTTTGCTGAACCATATTGTTCCGGATGTAGTGCATGTAATGGCAGCAGGAAAAATTCAAGAATCCGGTGGCAAAGAACTGGCGCAAAAACTGGAAACCACCGGTTATGCCGAATATATCAAGGCCGCATAG
- the sufD gene encoding Fe-S cluster assembly protein SufD: protein MLAVQKIPVFLSNRTPNGILPQDLPGLHHPWLLQKRGAALKRFLKAGMPTQNDEDWRHTNLAIFDTQPIQRADGTTPVQSKINLSDTSCGRVVFVNGILNTELSELGHLPKGLSVVSMRQKLEDKHAILHDFFPEVKGSDAWHDLNMALFDDGACIEVAEGTVIEQPLEVICLATAQEQATAYHARNIIHLHEGASLKIYKSKAAYATTINFATHMTSIILEKNATFERVVLSQHAPKGIAFTHDDVTLHEGAVFKKTAINLGGKITRQKTTLCIDGENAFASVGALTHVSGEGTTDVMVDMRHNVPHTQSKQLIRSLAKDKGRAVFQGKITVAQIAQKTDAAQNHQGMLLSETAEINAKPSLEIYADDVKCSHGNTCGALDEDALFYLQSRGIPRTEAAQLLQQAFIAELFEECDEPLRETLITRIAQTLQAGG from the coding sequence ATGCTCGCAGTTCAAAAAATACCTGTGTTTTTATCTAATCGGACACCGAACGGTATTTTGCCGCAGGATTTGCCTGGGCTCCATCACCCATGGCTGTTGCAAAAACGTGGCGCAGCACTGAAACGCTTTTTAAAAGCAGGCATGCCCACCCAGAACGATGAAGACTGGCGACACACCAACCTTGCTATTTTTGATACCCAACCTATTCAGCGTGCAGATGGCACGACACCTGTTCAATCTAAAATAAACTTGAGCGATACCTCATGTGGCCGCGTTGTATTTGTGAACGGCATTTTAAATACTGAATTATCCGAACTGGGTCATCTACCTAAAGGCTTGTCAGTTGTATCGATGCGACAAAAGCTTGAAGACAAGCATGCCATCCTGCACGACTTCTTTCCAGAGGTGAAAGGCAGCGATGCATGGCATGATTTGAATATGGCGCTGTTCGATGATGGCGCCTGTATTGAAGTGGCCGAAGGCACAGTGATTGAACAGCCGCTGGAAGTGATTTGTCTTGCTACCGCGCAGGAACAAGCAACTGCATACCATGCACGCAATATCATCCACCTGCACGAAGGAGCATCGCTCAAAATCTACAAATCAAAAGCAGCATATGCGACAACCATCAATTTCGCGACACATATGACCAGCATTATACTTGAAAAGAATGCTACTTTTGAACGTGTCGTGCTAAGCCAGCACGCCCCCAAAGGCATTGCCTTTACACATGACGATGTGACCTTGCACGAAGGTGCTGTATTCAAAAAAACCGCCATCAATCTTGGTGGCAAAATTACGCGGCAAAAAACGACACTCTGCATTGATGGTGAAAACGCATTCGCATCGGTTGGCGCCCTTACCCACGTATCCGGTGAAGGTACCACCGATGTTATGGTGGATATGCGCCATAACGTGCCCCATACCCAAAGCAAGCAGCTTATCCGCTCCCTTGCTAAGGATAAAGGACGCGCAGTATTCCAAGGGAAAATCACCGTCGCGCAAATCGCGCAAAAGACCGATGCGGCGCAAAACCATCAGGGCATGTTGCTTTCTGAAACCGCGGAAATCAACGCAAAGCCATCACTTGAAATTTATGCAGATGATGTGAAATGCAGCCATGGCAATACGTGCGGTGCACTGGATGAGGATGCGTTGTTCTATCTGCAATCCCGTGGCATACCCCGCACAGAAGCAGCCCAATTACTGCAACAAGCGTTCATCGCAGAATTATTTGAAGAATGCGATGAACCGTTGCGCGAAACTTTGATAACACGTATCGCCCAAACCTTGCAGGCTGGTGGCTAA